A single genomic interval of Chitinophaga sp. 180180018-3 harbors:
- the gldC gene encoding gliding motility protein GldC, giving the protein MSKTSTIKIQVGLDDQKVPESIEWSATDNKEERMIKAKGMIVSFWDPAERAALRIDLWTKEMMVDEMADFFFQTMMTMADTYARATPYKDQADDIRAFAKDFFKKFQDKQAAEGQ; this is encoded by the coding sequence ATGAGTAAGACATCTACGATAAAGATCCAGGTGGGTCTGGACGATCAGAAAGTGCCCGAATCAATAGAGTGGAGCGCTACAGATAATAAAGAAGAACGGATGATCAAGGCCAAAGGAATGATCGTATCTTTCTGGGATCCGGCCGAAAGAGCAGCGCTGCGTATTGACCTGTGGACCAAGGAAATGATGGTAGATGAGATGGCGGATTTCTTTTTCCAGACCATGATGACCATGGCAGATACATACGCCAGGGCAACTCCCTACAAGGACCAGGCAGATGATATACGTGCTTTCGCAAAGGATTTCTTTAAGAAATTCCAGGATAAGCAGGCCGCAGAAGGACAATAA
- a CDS encoding glycosyltransferase, whose protein sequence is MQIAVNAACLRQDTPADTGRVATEIILAMCRQQPGHQFTLFFDGDVPPGLTFPANTTSVILPRRGTRAWHNYWWLEWQLVGAMKPFKPDLFIGLDGTLPLRSKVPAVLLIRELAFLRDAGLQTPVQQRSLKKHLAQYLERAWKVAVLSDTLNKELVRYAPGVTDKLLRLNTGLSQLYKPLDWEQREAVKKTWAAGAEYFLVTASIHPRNNIMPVLKAFSALKKRQRSNIRLVLAGNITAAGAEIINSLQSYKFRQDVVIVENANEQDLADLTGAAYALVYPTRFEGLALPIYAAHRCGVPVIAIDSELAQEAGGDAVLYVDPTSQDDLSEKMSLLYKDEQLRSRLLAKAAPESPYSSWEQAAAQLWEHATGQAFAKIAK, encoded by the coding sequence ATGCAAATCGCCGTTAATGCCGCCTGTTTAAGACAGGATACACCTGCAGATACCGGGAGGGTGGCCACTGAAATAATCCTGGCGATGTGCCGGCAGCAGCCGGGGCATCAGTTTACGCTTTTCTTTGATGGAGATGTACCTCCCGGGCTCACTTTTCCGGCGAATACCACCTCAGTGATATTGCCAAGAAGAGGTACCAGGGCATGGCATAACTACTGGTGGCTGGAATGGCAGCTGGTAGGGGCGATGAAGCCGTTTAAGCCCGACCTGTTTATTGGTCTCGATGGTACCCTGCCTTTACGCAGTAAAGTACCGGCGGTGCTATTAATCAGGGAGCTGGCCTTTCTCCGGGATGCCGGTCTGCAAACCCCGGTGCAGCAGCGGTCGTTGAAAAAACACCTGGCGCAGTACCTGGAGCGGGCCTGGAAAGTGGCAGTGCTGTCCGATACGCTTAATAAAGAACTGGTACGTTATGCGCCTGGTGTAACGGATAAGCTGTTGCGACTGAATACAGGTCTGAGTCAGCTGTATAAGCCGCTGGACTGGGAACAGCGGGAAGCCGTGAAGAAAACATGGGCTGCGGGAGCAGAATATTTCCTGGTTACCGCAAGCATACATCCACGGAATAATATTATGCCCGTATTGAAAGCTTTTTCCGCATTGAAAAAGCGTCAGCGTAGTAATATACGGCTGGTGCTGGCAGGAAATATAACAGCAGCCGGAGCAGAGATCATAAATTCCCTGCAGAGTTATAAATTCAGGCAGGATGTGGTGATAGTAGAGAATGCCAATGAGCAGGATCTGGCGGATCTGACCGGAGCGGCTTATGCACTCGTTTACCCAACACGTTTCGAAGGGCTGGCGCTTCCCATTTACGCAGCACATCGGTGCGGAGTGCCGGTAATTGCGATAGATAGTGAATTGGCGCAGGAAGCAGGTGGAGATGCGGTATTGTATGTAGATCCGACGAGTCAGGACGACCTGTCGGAGAAAATGAGCCTGTTGTACAAAGATGAACAGCTGAGATCCCGTTTACTGGCAAAGGCCGCGCCGGAAAGCCCCTATAGTAGCTGGGAACAGGCGGCGGCACAGCTCTGGGAACATGCAACTGGACAGGCATTTGCAAAAATCGCCAAATGA
- a CDS encoding ABC transporter permease, whose amino-acid sequence MQSFWKRLYRNKGAVAGLIVIILAVFVSIAAYYIAPDHTANANRMVLEVEGQHPGFRIAMLAVPNGQAATKTSFLQRLISGTTSNMTWVPMRSWQFRDSTLVIQRYVDESTGREEIYPLAKLWSNQPEVSGLSLAALKEKTIHERISPRTYWLGTDKFGRDILSRLIIGTRVSLGVGGVAVIISLSIGVLLGAVAGYFKGRTDDVVMWLVNVVWSMPTLLLVFALTLALGKGFWQVFIAVGLTMWVGVARIIRGQVLALRELEYVEAARALGYGHVRIIVKHILPNIMGPVMVVAAGNFATAIVVEAGLSFLGVGVQPPQPSWGLMIKENYNFIITHNPLLALAPGIAIMILVLAFNLLGNGLRDAMDVRSKI is encoded by the coding sequence ATGCAATCATTCTGGAAACGACTATACCGCAATAAAGGAGCCGTAGCCGGGCTCATTGTTATTATCCTCGCGGTGTTCGTCAGTATCGCCGCTTACTATATTGCACCGGATCATACGGCCAATGCCAACAGAATGGTGCTGGAGGTGGAAGGGCAGCATCCCGGATTCCGGATTGCTATGCTGGCAGTACCTAACGGGCAGGCAGCTACGAAAACTTCTTTTTTACAACGACTGATATCTGGTACCACTTCCAATATGACCTGGGTGCCCATGCGGTCGTGGCAATTCAGAGACAGTACCCTGGTGATACAACGTTATGTAGATGAATCTACCGGCAGGGAAGAAATATATCCACTGGCGAAGCTATGGAGCAACCAGCCGGAAGTAAGTGGTTTATCACTGGCCGCACTAAAGGAGAAAACCATACATGAACGCATCTCCCCCCGCACCTATTGGCTGGGTACCGACAAATTCGGACGTGATATTCTCAGCCGCCTGATCATCGGCACCAGGGTTAGTCTGGGTGTTGGTGGGGTGGCGGTGATTATCTCATTGAGCATAGGCGTATTGCTCGGCGCTGTGGCAGGGTATTTCAAAGGCCGTACAGATGATGTGGTGATGTGGCTGGTGAATGTGGTATGGTCTATGCCCACATTGCTACTGGTGTTTGCCCTGACATTGGCGCTGGGTAAAGGTTTCTGGCAGGTGTTTATTGCCGTGGGACTGACGATGTGGGTAGGAGTGGCACGTATTATCAGAGGGCAGGTGTTGGCCCTGCGGGAGCTGGAGTATGTAGAAGCAGCCAGGGCACTGGGATACGGACATGTAAGGATTATAGTAAAGCATATTCTGCCCAATATTATGGGGCCGGTAATGGTAGTAGCTGCAGGTAATTTTGCCACCGCTATTGTGGTGGAAGCGGGACTTAGCTTCCTTGGCGTAGGTGTTCAGCCTCCGCAACCCTCCTGGGGCCTGATGATTAAGGAAAACTACAACTTTATAATCACCCACAACCCGTTGCTGGCCCTGGCCCCGGGTATTGCAATCATGATACTGGTATTGGCTTTCAACCTGTTAGGTAATGGATTGAGAGATGCCATGGATGTGCGAAGTAAAATTTGA
- a CDS encoding glycosyltransferase, which translates to MQIFVIILSILALGYGLLMLWYSLGWKRLKKFTPVQQKTSCTTAVTVIIPARNEAANLPALLEALQRQTYKRELLEVIIIDDFSDDDTAELIRNYPAENIRLLELRQYLNAEERLNAYKKKAIEIAIANASGQLIVTTDADCVMGPRWIETIVQFYEYHQPKFIAAPVSFYKEYNFFKRCQSLDFMTMQGITGSLAQLSSGTMCNGANLAYEKQVFHEVGGFKGIDNIASGDDMLLMYKIYNAYPDKVRYLKCEEAVVRTLAVDTLKEFLHQRIRWSSKADKYEDKRLTWMLLLVYLFNAGLLAMAILVLFMPVWWPWFLIILLFKVTLELYFLLPVAKFFNKTELLLWFIPGQIFHIPYIVIAGWLGKFGSYQWKGRQVN; encoded by the coding sequence ATGCTTTGGTATAGCCTTGGCTGGAAGCGGTTGAAAAAATTTACCCCCGTTCAGCAGAAAACCAGCTGTACTACGGCGGTAACGGTCATCATTCCGGCAAGGAATGAGGCCGCCAACCTGCCAGCATTGCTGGAGGCACTGCAACGGCAAACTTATAAGCGGGAATTGCTGGAAGTGATTATCATCGATGACTTTTCAGACGATGACACGGCAGAGCTTATCCGTAATTACCCGGCGGAGAATATCCGCCTGCTGGAACTACGGCAATACCTCAACGCAGAAGAACGCCTGAATGCGTACAAGAAGAAGGCCATTGAAATTGCGATCGCCAATGCCAGCGGGCAGCTGATTGTGACTACCGATGCTGATTGTGTAATGGGCCCCCGCTGGATCGAAACAATAGTACAGTTCTACGAATATCATCAACCTAAATTCATTGCAGCCCCGGTAAGCTTTTATAAAGAATATAACTTTTTCAAGAGATGCCAGTCGCTCGATTTCATGACCATGCAGGGAATCACCGGATCACTGGCTCAACTGTCGTCGGGCACGATGTGCAACGGCGCCAACCTGGCCTATGAAAAACAGGTATTCCACGAAGTTGGCGGCTTTAAAGGCATTGATAATATCGCCTCCGGAGATGATATGCTGCTGATGTATAAAATCTACAATGCTTATCCCGATAAGGTCCGTTACCTGAAATGTGAGGAGGCGGTGGTACGCACACTGGCGGTAGATACGCTGAAAGAATTCCTGCATCAGCGGATCCGCTGGTCGTCGAAGGCGGATAAGTATGAAGACAAGCGCCTGACCTGGATGCTGCTGCTGGTATATCTGTTCAATGCCGGCTTGCTGGCCATGGCAATACTGGTGCTTTTCATGCCTGTATGGTGGCCGTGGTTCCTGATCATCCTGCTCTTCAAAGTAACGTTGGAACTGTATTTCCTTTTACCCGTGGCCAAATTTTTCAACAAAACAGAATTGCTGTTGTGGTTTATACCGGGACAGATATTTCATATTCCTTATATTGTAATCGCAGGCTGGCTTGGGAAGTTTGGCAGTTATCAGTGGAAAGGCCGGCAGGTTAATTAA